In the Flavobacterium acetivorans genome, one interval contains:
- the recA gene encoding recombinase RecA: MSTEKEAKLKALQLTLDKLDKTYGKGTVMKMGDKAIEEVETISSGSLGIDLALGVGGYPKGRIIEIYGPESSGKTTLTLHAIAEAQKAGGIAAFIDAEHAFDRNYAEKLGVDIENLIISQPDNGEQALEIAENLIRSGAIDIVVIDSVAALTPKSEIEGEMGDSKMGLHARLMSQALRKLTGTISKTHCTVFFINQLREKIGVMFGNPETTTGGNALKFYASVRLDIRRSTQIKDGENVIGNRTKVKIVKNKVAPPFKVAEFDIMYGEGVSKTGEILDLAVEFEIVKKSGSWFSYGETKLGQGRDAVKSLIKDNPELADELEEKIKARIKELAEN, encoded by the coding sequence ATGAGTACAGAGAAAGAAGCCAAATTAAAAGCATTACAGCTAACGCTGGACAAACTGGACAAAACCTACGGGAAAGGAACAGTGATGAAAATGGGCGACAAGGCCATCGAAGAAGTAGAAACCATTTCATCAGGATCTCTGGGAATTGATTTAGCTTTGGGAGTTGGCGGTTATCCAAAAGGGAGGATTATTGAAATATATGGTCCGGAGTCTTCTGGTAAAACGACCTTAACACTTCACGCTATTGCCGAAGCTCAAAAAGCCGGCGGAATAGCTGCTTTCATTGATGCTGAACATGCATTTGACAGAAACTATGCCGAAAAATTAGGCGTAGACATCGAAAATCTAATCATTTCTCAGCCAGATAACGGGGAGCAAGCATTAGAAATTGCCGAAAACCTAATCCGTTCAGGAGCCATAGATATTGTGGTTATTGACTCGGTTGCCGCTTTGACTCCAAAAAGTGAGATTGAAGGCGAAATGGGAGATTCTAAAATGGGTCTTCATGCCCGTTTAATGTCACAAGCATTAAGAAAATTAACTGGAACCATCAGTAAAACTCATTGTACTGTTTTCTTTATCAACCAATTGAGAGAGAAAATCGGAGTGATGTTTGGAAATCCAGAAACTACCACGGGAGGAAATGCCTTGAAGTTTTACGCTTCGGTACGTTTAGATATTCGTCGTTCTACCCAAATCAAAGATGGTGAAAATGTTATTGGAAACAGAACCAAAGTGAAAATTGTCAAAAATAAAGTGGCACCACCATTTAAAGTAGCCGAATTTGACATCATGTACGGTGAAGGAGTTTCAAAAACAGGAGAAATCTTAGACTTAGCGGTTGAATTTGAAATCGTCAAAAAATCAGGTTCTTGGTTCAGCTATGGCGAAACTAAGTTAGGCCAAGGCCGTGATGCCGTAAAATCTTTAATCAAAGACAATCCGGAATTAGCGGATGAACTTGAAGAAAAAATCAAAGCTAGAATAAAGGAATTAGCAGAAAACTAA
- a CDS encoding ATP-binding protein encodes MQFSEILGQEHIKSHLTRSADLGRIPHAQLFVGPEGSGTLAMAIAYAQYILCGNQNAENQGSNESCNLKFQKLSHPDLHFAYPTVTTDEVKKNPKSIDFITDWRKFISQNPYGGLFDWYAVLGVQNKQGEIRVDDAQEILKSLSLKSYEGGYKIMIVWMADKLNIAASNKLLKLLEEPPEKTVFILISENEEDIIQTIRSRCQVLHFNGLSEPIIAEALVSRENADPKLAAKIAHQAQGNYNIALHLLHDDDQEHPFEQWFVTWVRAAFKAKGNAAAIQDLILWSEKIAGLGRETQKKFLEFCIEMFRQALLLNYETKSLVYFEPKVDKFKLENFAPFVNGNNIQDIFKELSDAMYHVERNGNAKIILTDLSIKLTRLIHKK; translated from the coding sequence ATGCAATTTTCAGAAATTTTAGGGCAAGAACACATCAAAAGTCATCTGACAAGAAGTGCCGATTTAGGCAGAATTCCTCATGCCCAATTGTTTGTAGGTCCCGAGGGGAGTGGCACCTTAGCCATGGCCATCGCTTATGCCCAGTATATTCTATGTGGCAATCAAAATGCAGAAAACCAAGGTTCGAATGAATCTTGCAATTTAAAATTTCAAAAATTATCTCATCCAGATTTACATTTTGCCTACCCAACGGTAACCACCGATGAAGTGAAGAAAAACCCTAAAAGCATTGATTTCATAACCGATTGGAGAAAATTTATTTCGCAAAATCCCTATGGCGGCTTATTTGACTGGTATGCCGTTTTAGGTGTTCAAAACAAGCAAGGTGAAATCCGTGTCGATGATGCCCAAGAAATACTGAAATCATTATCTTTAAAATCATACGAAGGCGGATACAAGATTATGATTGTTTGGATGGCTGATAAATTAAATATTGCCGCCTCTAATAAATTATTGAAACTACTTGAAGAGCCGCCAGAAAAAACGGTTTTTATTTTAATTTCAGAAAACGAAGAAGACATCATCCAAACCATACGATCTCGTTGCCAAGTATTGCATTTTAATGGCTTGAGTGAACCTATAATTGCTGAAGCTTTAGTTTCTCGTGAAAATGCTGACCCAAAATTAGCAGCAAAAATAGCACATCAGGCACAAGGAAATTACAATATTGCCTTGCATTTACTTCATGATGACGATCAAGAACATCCATTCGAACAATGGTTTGTAACCTGGGTTCGTGCGGCTTTTAAGGCAAAAGGAAATGCAGCAGCTATCCAAGATTTAATTCTTTGGAGCGAAAAAATTGCCGGTTTAGGAAGAGAAACTCAGAAAAAATTTCTCGAATTCTGTATCGAAATGTTTCGTCAGGCGCTATTGCTCAATTACGAAACTAAAAGTTTGGTCTATTTTGAACCCAAAGTTGACAAATTTAAATTGGAAAATTTTGCGCCTTTTGTAAATGGTAATAACATTCAAGATATTTTTAAAGAACTTTCGGATGCCATGTACCATGTGGAACGCAACGGAAATGCCAAAATCATTTTAACCGATTTATCTATCAAACTCACCCGATTAATCCATAAAAAATAA
- a CDS encoding DoxX family membrane protein — translation MNNVASILILVFLALSFLQSGYDKLFYWKDNVDWLKSHFAKTPLRNQVPLALANILVLELIAGILCVVGAIQLVVNDGRMFGFYGAVFSCITLIMLLFGQRLAKDYDGARTIVIYFIPAVMAVYWLN, via the coding sequence ATGAACAACGTCGCTTCAATTTTAATTTTAGTCTTTTTAGCCCTATCCTTTCTTCAATCCGGATATGATAAGCTGTTCTATTGGAAAGACAATGTCGATTGGTTGAAAAGCCATTTTGCCAAAACCCCTTTAAGAAATCAAGTACCATTAGCCTTAGCCAACATTCTAGTATTAGAATTAATCGCCGGAATCTTATGCGTAGTAGGCGCTATCCAATTAGTGGTAAACGATGGTCGCATGTTTGGCTTTTATGGAGCCGTTTTTTCTTGTATTACCCTGATTATGTTGCTTTTTGGTCAAAGACTGGCCAAAGATTATGACGGTGCCAGAACTATTGTTATCTATTTTATCCCAGCAGTTATGGCTGTATACTGGCTAAACTAG
- a CDS encoding acyl-CoA thioesterase, which translates to MTPKHPSESLTILTDLVLPSETNPLNNLFGGELLARMDRAASIAAGRHSRRITVTASVNHVAFNRAIPLGSVVNVEAKVSRAFKSSMEIFIDVWVEDRQSGNRTKANEAIYTFVAVDDTGRPVEVPQIIPETELEKQRFDAALRRKQLSLVLAGKMTPHEATELKAIFL; encoded by the coding sequence ATGACACCAAAACATCCTTCTGAGTCCTTGACCATACTAACCGATTTAGTTTTACCAAGTGAAACCAATCCTTTAAATAATCTTTTTGGCGGCGAACTATTGGCCCGAATGGATCGAGCGGCAAGTATAGCTGCAGGCAGACATTCCCGAAGAATTACCGTAACCGCATCTGTAAATCATGTGGCGTTTAACAGAGCAATTCCTTTGGGAAGCGTTGTAAATGTTGAGGCCAAAGTCTCTAGAGCCTTCAAAAGTTCTATGGAAATATTTATTGATGTTTGGGTCGAAGACAGACAATCTGGAAATAGAACCAAAGCCAATGAAGCGATTTACACCTTTGTTGCCGTGGATGACACAGGAAGACCCGTTGAAGTGCCTCAAATAATACCGGAAACTGAACTGGAAAAACAACGTTTTGATGCCGCTTTAAGACGCAAACAACTCAGTTTAGTATTAGCCGGAAAAATGACACCGCACGAAGCTACCGAATTGAAAGCAATATTCCTGTAG